CAAGGGAGGGACGAGGGCAGTGTCAGGGAGTGCGGGGTGGGATACACCACCCATTTCATGCCCTCagcctctgcttgctgcaacCAAAGGCAATGTTCCTAACTCTCAGCTGCCTGTCACCTTGCTTCCCAAATGCAAGAGACAAGTCAAGCTGCTGCTACCCTCTTCCCCAGTCCCGTCAGGTCAAGTGGCCCGGCAGTTAGCGCCACTGGGGCCTGTCTTCAGGGCTGGGCTGTCTGAGCCCTGTGGGAGCCTGGCCCAACTGAACGCTTGTTGGATGGTCAAAGCCTGGAAATCCTTCTCTCCCGCCAGGAAGTTCCTCCTGCTCAGCTGATCTGGCCAAGGCCAGGGCGGAAGGCCCTGAGAGGCCCACATGCTCCCTAAGCCAAGGACAGCCAGCCTCTGAAGTTAAGGGCAGGCATCCAGAGGGGGCTGGGTGGCAAGGCAGGCAGGCGCCACTGCCCCGAGTCCATACGATGGGCCTCAGGGACCCTGTGGAAGCAGATGCCTTGTCTGTGAGAACAGGGTCCCTGTACCAGGCTGGTCCCACTGGACCACAGCTCAGGGCCCTGCTGGGAGCCTGTCCTCAACAGGCCTCTCTCTGCTCCCCAACTGCCCAGGAGGCACAGAGGAGACAGCAGAAGCCCAGGCCCAGCCCCTCCCGGCTCGGGGCTCTCTGCAGGCTGTGCCAGCCCTCAGTAGGTGAGCCCGCCAGTCCGGGACAGCATGGCTCCCTACAGACGCCAACAAGCAGAGACCCGGACCGCCGTCCTGGAGCCTCGGGGGCAGTGTGGGTTGTGCAGAGCCAGGGCCATCTGCCGGCAGCCCAGAGAGAAGGCAGCCGCTGTCACGTCCACCTGAATAATGGCTTGGAGCTTGGCAGCTTTGATCACAGGAGCTAAAAACAGGACAGGTGGCTTGGGGGAGTGGGCGACATCCTTGGGCAGAAGGATCCTAAGACTGGCTGGACCCTCACACCCCAGTCTTCTGAGTCCCGCTCACAGAGCCCTTTCCACACAGGGACCTGGCAACAAGCCCCTGGTGTAAATCCGCCCCCCTACCCACCCCCTGCAGGATCCTCCATAAAGCAGCAGGGAAATGCTGCCACACCTGGGCCACAGACCCAGCAACCAGCAAGCAGCCCATGCAGTCGGGCCCTCATGTCTGGCTGCCCTGGCCCACCACACAGCCTCTGGCTGCTGTAACCTGTGTGGGTCCTTGGCCCGGACCCCAGGCCCTGGGAGCAGGTCTTCTCTGTCCCTCTGGGCACTTCTCTGTGTGCAGAGGACAGGGTTCCACAAACCTGGGATCTCCAGACACTGCCCCAGGGAGCGGCAGCCCCTCCTGAATAGGTCAGACTATGGCTCCAAATCAGAGGAGGTCTATTGGCACAGAAGAAGTTGTTCCTGGGATCGACTCCAACTCATggaataaaaatgctttattataCAAATCCCACACAGGTCCTGGGCCAAGTCCACGTTCCCAGCTGGGCCCTGGCACTGAGCCTGCTGTGTGTCCCCCACCTGGCCTACAGTGCCAGGTTCGCCTGTGAAGTGTGCAACTGTCCGTAAGCAGGCCGCATGTGAGGCGGGCCTCCCCAGGCAGTGGACAAGCAGTCTCTGTGGCAGCTGCACCCTGAAAACAGGTGGGGGGAGCAAAGTGCATCCCCCACACTAGGCTTAGGGGCCACAGGGGTCCACGCAGTCCTTCCCGCTGCGGAACACTTGGTAGATGCTGGTGGGAGGAAACATGGCCACAGCGCCGAGCAGGGAGCCCACCTGGATGGCCACGCCAGCGGCCAGCAACGCTGGCTGGCCCCCACTATGCAGGAGCGAGCTGGCAGCCACCTTCACGTACGAGAACACGCCCAGACACAGAACCCACGACACCACCTGGGAGAGTGGACACAGCAGCAGGCTGAGCGGAGATGCCCCGCTCTGAGGCAAACCCCTCCCGACTGCCACCCTTTTTGTTGCCCTGTTCCCAGACTACTCACCACAAGGGCCACCCCTGCAGAGGTGCCCACCAGCGGCGGGCAGGGGCTCAGGACTGCCAGTATCATCAGGTAGGCCCCAAAGAACATGCCCAGCAGAGAAAGACCGCCCAGCCCTGCCAGGGACCTGACAAGGGTAAGTCAAAACTCAGAGCTGGCTGTGCCTGGCCCGGCCCTCACCCCTAAATCCCGTCCCAAGGGGCCTGGGCTCCCTGTGTACCTGCACAGAACACCCATGGCCAGAAAACAGGCGAGTGGATTGGCAGCACTGCCCAGCACCACAGCCAAGTGGTAGGCGAGGCGCCCGTAAGGCAAGCAGGAATAGCTCTGCACAGCGGGCAACACGCCGTTGGTCAGAGCGTTGGTGACGGCCAGCAGGCCCAGCAGGAAGGCAACGTGGGTGGAGAGCAGCCTGGGGGCCACAGGTTCTGGGCTGGGGGTGGCGTCTGCTGCCGGGCTGGGGGGTTCCTGCAGGGGTGaggcttcttcttcttcctcctcctccactccTGGGGCTCCCACCTGTAGGCCAGGCCCTGGGCCACCCGTGGGTACAGATGATGGCGATGGCAACAGCAGCAGGAGACCCTGAAAGGCGGCAGCTGAAATGACCAATAAGGTGGACAAGATCCCAAAGAAGGTGCTGGCAGGAAAACGCTCTGGGAAGTCGAGGGGGGGCCCAGGGGTGCCGTTGGCGGGGGTTGGTGGGCACTCGAGGCGGCCTACACCCTGCACTAGAGCCAGGATACAGGGCAGCAAAGCGCTGAGGCCTTGGCCCAGAAAGAAGGACCGCAAGAAGGGAGGCGGCAGGTGGCTCAGGAAGGGCAGGAAAGTGACGTTAGAAGCACAGCAGGCCAGCGCCAGCACGAAGGCCAGAGCCAGGAAGGCCACAGAGTGCTCCTGCCCTGCCACTGTGGTCACCTGCAGCCACAGGGGGGCCAGCAGGGCCGTGCCCACCACGCTCATCGCCTGCACCACCTGGATGGGGACCCGCTCGCCCTTGCCCGGGGCCAGGCGCCGCCACAGGGTCACcatcaggaggcccaggttccccAGAGCCACAAGCACAGAGAGGTAGGAGGGCAGACTCCAACCTGCAAGCAAAGAAAGAAGGCAGCCGTGTCAGGGGCAGGACGCCCAGGGAAGGAGAGCGGCTGCAGCCCTCGCCCCCGTCCCCTGGTCCCCCACCCCCCCGACTCACCCTCAGGTAGGTCTTTCACCACCACAGGCAGCTCCACCCAGATACCATTGACTGCAGCCCATGAGCCCATGCCAAAGAGGGCTACCAGCAGGTGGGTCAGCACCAGACGGCCCAGCGGGGGTGCTGCCATTCAGGCCAAGGCTGGAGCCTCCAGGACAGGGCAAAGGTCACAGCCAGCTCTTCTTTTCCCCACCTAGGTCCAAAGAAGATGCTTCGGCTCTGGGAACTGAAAACCTGGTCTGGCTTGAAGGGAACAGACTCGCATGCAGGATaacaacagaaaaacacaaaaccgGAGTAAGGAGAGCACCAGGCGGCCAAGACCAGGGATACTGAGTGGGGTGCCAGGGGTGGGGTATGGGAGGTAGGAGGGGCCAGGCAAACCCGGGACACGACACCAGGATACACGTACCCCGCAGACAGGCAGGGTAGCGGGAAGCGTCGAAGCCCAGGGCAGAAGGAGTAAAGAGAGAGATGACCTTCGGGTCTGAGTGGCCGAGACCGCCGCCACCACACTCGCGCCTACGGACACGGAACAAGGACTCCGGGACAGGGCGCCGCACACCGCTGCGGCTTCTGCGAGCCGCGGGACAGTCGGAGCCGAGTCGGGGCTAGGGGTGTGACCGCGGCGGGCAGCGCCCTGCCCTACGTCGGGGAGCGGCGGAGTGCCGACCGGTGCGTCCAGGTCCCGCACCTCCCGGTCCTGATCCTGAGCGCTGCCAGGCCCGGCGGCCGTCCGTCCAGCCACACTCTGAGAGCGCCGCCTCCGCCCCGGGCCACGACAGTAGAGCTAAGACGCAGCTGAGCCGGAGCGAGAGCCGCAACTCAACCTCCTGGCCTTGGCGAACGCGCTCTCCCGACCCGGCCCAGCGCCGGAAGCCCTGCCCCGGAAGTCAGGTGCTAACAATAGCGAGGGGCCGACCCGAGGTCCAGGCCCCGCCCTGGTCCCGCCCTTCCGTCATGGGGCCCGCCCCTTCCGCCCCCCGGTGGAACCTGGATCCCGGCGGGCGGTTATGGCTTCAGGGGCTGCGGGGCTGGCCCACCCGGCCCGGCGCCGAGTCCGGGTCGTGCACCCGGCCGCGGCGCAGACCCGCTCGGCGGAAGACTGGTGGTGGGACCGACTTGCTCCGAGCGGCTCAGGGTACCACCTGCTGCAGTCGGACAGCATGCTGCTGGTGCTGCCAGGTCCGGGGCCCGCCCGCCTCCGCGCGCAGAGGCGCGCTGCCCGCCAAGCTCGGCGGCTGCGGTCCCCGGGGTCCCGCGCGGTCGAGGCCAAGCCCAGTTCCGCGCCCGCGCCCACGCCGCTGCAGGAGCCCGACCCGGGCTGGGGCGACCGCGTTCCCTTGGAAATCCTGCTTCAGATTTTCGGGTTGCTGGTGGCGGCGGATGGGCCTATACCCTTTCTCGGCAGGTACTCTAGGCCCTTTGCGCGCAGCGCCGTAGCTCAGGCACTCAGCGGGGGCCCTAGCGCCTACAAACGTGTCCACGGCAGCAGTCTCAGGGTCTAGTTCGAACCCCCGGGGCCACACTTTGAACTGACCGCGGCGCTGTGAGAGTTGCGGGGGGCAGTTCCCTCTTAGGAAACCCCATAGCGGCAGCCAATGAGGGCGAGCGTCGGCCACGGAAGGCCCGGCCCCTCAGCAGATCCTTTCTCCCAGGGCTGCCCGAGTGTGTCGCCGCTGGAACGAGGCTGCCTCCCAGCCTGCACTCTGGCACACCCTGACCCTGTCTCCCCCGCTGGCTGGCCGCCCCGCCAAGAGTGGGGCCAAGGCTGAGAAGAAGCTCCTTTCTTCCTTGGAGCGGCTTATGCCTAATCGGTGAGGAATTCCATGTTTTTCTTACTCCCTCACATCACTTTCGTGTTGTTTGAAAGCCCCAGGCCCCTTCCTGCATCCCTGCACCAAGGGGATGGGCCGGGAGAATGCTGGCAGAAGGGGAGCAAGGAAACAGCCTGCAGCTCTGCCTCTGCGGTCCCCCCAGGTTCTCACAGCTCCAGAGGCTGACTCTCATCCATTGGAAGTCCCAGGTACACCCTGTGTTGAAGGTGAGAGCGGGAGGCTGCCCTAAACATCAGCCATGACACTCTGGGTTGCCCAGTACTTCCAGGAAGTGAGTCCGGTACCGTGGGGGCCCAGTGATGCCCCATGAGGATGCCTGCTTGGTTTTCTGTTCCTGGCATCTCCTCCAGGAGGGAGGAGTGAAAAGTGGGAGCACCCAGGTAGGCCTGGTATGGCCAGAAAGGAGCTCATTGCTGAGACAGTGAAGTGGCGCTGGCACCAGCCATTGGTCTCTTTCCCTTGCCTTTCTCCAACCCCCAGCTGGCCCTCTGTCTTCCACAGCTGGTTAGTGAGTCCTGTCCTCGGCTCACTTTCCTCAAGCTTTCTGACTGTCATGGTGTGACCCCTGACGCTCTGATCATGATAGCCAAAGCCTGCCCTCAGCTCCACAGCCTGGACATACAGCACTCAATGGTGAGCCCTATGTCCCCAGGGGCCCCAAGGAAGCCTGGGCTGAGGTGGCAGGTACCCCTGTGCTGGGTCCCTAGGTGAAGTCCACGGCTGTGGTAAGCTTCTTGGAGGAAGCTGGACCCCGAATGCGGAAGCTGTGGCTGACCTACAACCCCCAGACAACAGCCATCTTGGGTGCACTGCTGGTAGGTTGGGGACAGTCAGGAGCAGAGCTGGATGCCAAGCCAGGGACTGCCAAACACCCGACCTCGTGTTTTCCCCACCTCTACAGGGCAGCTGCTGCCCACAGCTCCAGGTCCTGGAGGTGAGCACTGGCCTCAACCAGAACATCACTCCCTTCCAGCTGCCTATCGAGGCCCTGCAGAAAGGCTGCCCCCAGCTGCAGGTACCTGACGCCCCATCTCTTGCACCTgtcacccccctccccatctgcaGCCTGGGCCTTGCTCCCAGGTGCTGCGGCTGTTGAACCTGACATGGCTGCCCAAGCCTTCCGGGCGAGCGATGACTCCTGGCCCAGGTTTCCCCAGCCTTGAGGAGCTCTGCCTTGCTAGCTCCACCTGTAACTTTGTGAGCAACGAAGTCCTGGGCCGCCTGCTCCACGGCTCCCCTCACCTGCGCTTGCTGGATCTGCGCGGCTGTGCTCGGATCACGCCTGCTGGCCTACATGATCTGCCGTGTCAGGGTCAGTGCTTCCTGGGTGGCAGGTGGGCAGGCGGGATGCAGGGATCCTTGCCCACCCAAAGCTCATACCCGCTCCTCTCACCTCCAGAGCTGGAGCAGCTTTACCTGGGCCTGTACGGCATGTCAGACCGGCTGACTCTAGCCAAGGAAGGCAGCCCTCTGCTCACCCGGAAGTGGTGTCACAGTCTGCGGGAGCTGGACTTGAGTGGCCAGGGCTTCAGTGAGAAGGACCTGGAGCAGGCCTTAGCTGCCTTCTCAGGCACCCTTGGGTGCTCCCAGCTGGCCCTGTGCTCCCTCAACCTCAGGGGCACTCGGGTCACACCAAGCACAGTCAGGTTAGCAACCCCCTAGTTCCTTGGAGCCAGTATAGCTTAGCTCCTGTCCTGCGTGGCTTGCCAGCTCCAGGGGTCAGAAAAGGGAGCCCATACTGGCCAAGCCCCTGCTTGGGGTTGGCCTTAAGGACACCCAAGGGTACTCGGGGTGGGCCTCAATGGGTGTAGGGGGCGTAGCCAGCTTTGGTGCAAGGGTAGCAAGGGTTCCCTAGACTGGCTCAGCCCTGCCAGTGCTTAACCTGCCGTGGCCTGCCCTGCCTCCACAGCTCTGTGATAAGCAGCTGCCCAGGTCTGCTGTACCTCAACCTGGAGTCCTGCCGCTGCCTTCCCCGGGGCCTGAAGCAGGCCTACAGGTGCCCAGAGGAAGTCCAATGGTGCCTGGAGCAGCTGCTcaccagcctcccctcccccagctaggcagctccaggcccctctgccagccagccctgccctgcctcttttcccagttttggaTATTTGAGTGTTTTGTTATAATAAAaccttttctggaactcttgtgtgGTCTTTGGGATCAGAGTGAGGGGACAGGGGTTGTCCCTGAGGGAACTACTTGGGGTTATCCCCCAGAGTTCCAGAGTTTGCCTGTGGCTGTGCCTTGCCAGTTCCCTCCTGGACtgactgtgtgtgcatgtgtgacccACCCTAGGGCACTAAGGTGAGCTGCCTCTGATAGTATGTGAGGCTGACTAGGACAGAGCTAGCAATGGAGAGAGGGTGATCACGCTCAGTCATGGGCTCCTTGTGGGCACTTGCCTGCTGATTTCTCTCCAACTTAGGCCTGGGGTGTCTCACTGTTAAGGCTGACTTGGACCCCAGTCAGGGACTAAAAGGCTGGGACGCAGGGCGGGGACTGGAATCcgacgggggcgggggcggggccgaaGCGAGGGGCCCCTAGCCTGGGATTTGGCGCTGGAGTCCAGGCTGGCCGGCCAGAAGGCGGCCAGAGCCCTATGTGGGGCGGGCCTTTCTGGGCCCGAGCCCTGAGGGAGCACAGGCCAGGTGGGAGCACACAGGGATGCCTGAGAAGGCAGCTAAGGCCTGCTCCAGGTCCTTCTCACTGAAGCCCTGGCCACTCAAGTCCAGCTCCCACAGACTGATACCATTTCTGGGTGAGCAGAGGGCTGCCTTCCTTGGCTAGAGTCAGCCGGTCTGACATGCCGTACAGGCCCAGGTAAAGCCGCTCCAGCTCTGGAGGTGAGAGGAGTGAGCATGAGCTTTGGGTGGGCAAGGATCCCTGTATCCTGCCTGCCCACCTACCACCCGTAAATCACTGACCTTGACATGGCACATCGTGCAGGCCAGCAGGCGTGATCCGAGCAAGTAATGTGAGCCAGGCTGTACAGGGGGGCCTCCAGTGGGGCAGGGGCTAGCCGGGAAGTTCACGCCCACCACAACAGAATGGTCCCTTCTAGAACCAACTACCCAGAGCTTCTAGAACCCAGCGCTGCGCAGCCTAGACGGCCACCTGCTGTCGCTCCCGTCTTCTCCTCAGAGCTCCTGCTCCTTCCTGACCGCGGCCCTGGAGGCATTATTCTCCCAGGTATGAGCGTAGCTGTGGGCAGTGGGCAGTGGCAACAGACGAGCCGCCCATCTGACTATCCGTACCCGACCCAGGCCCCCAAGGGCCGGATCAGCGGCCTGCCTACGACCTCTAGCGGTAAGCCCTTCCAGCTCTGGGCCCAGGGACTCTTCTGCACCGAGCGCAGCCTCGCCAGGCGCCTCAAGAACAACAGTTTCTACCCGTTCACGCAGCAGCAGCCCAACGGTGCGCGCGGACCGAAGTCAGGGACCGGGACTCGAACGCTGAAATtggggctggggcggggtgggggggtgggggacacgGGGCGGGGACTGGAATCTGAatagggcggggcggggcggggccagaGCCCCGGGCCCGGCCTGCTGCGGCCGGATTAGGCGCTGGAACCGCAGGTTGGACCCTGACCGCGAGTCCCGGCCCTACGTGGGGCTGGCTGTTCCGGGCCCGAGCCCTGGCGCTGCCACCTCGGGCAGCGAGCAGGAGCCCGGTGTCCTCACGCGTCTTCGCCGCGCCGCCCCCAGTCTTCGTGCTCGAGTACTACCTGGACACGCTGTGGAAGGGGACGCTGCTCTTCATAGTCTGCATCTTGCTCATCAGCTTCGGCCTCGTGAGCGAGGTCTGAGCTCCCGGGCGCGCCCCCACGACCTTCCTACCCCGGGGGccggccccaccccgcccccggcccgcggCGGCTCAGGGAGTCCCTGCTGCGCCCGCAGGTGcagaagcaggagacctggggcttccctgcgtACGGCGTGGGCGTGGGCCTGTGGCTGATGATCTCGTCGCTGCCGCGGCGCCGCTTGGTGCTGAACCACGCGCGCGGCGTGTACCACTTCTCCATCCAGGGCCGCACCGTGTGTCAGGGCCCCATGCACCTGGTCTACGTGCGCCTGGCGCTCAACTCAGACGGTGATGCGAGGGAAGGGCCGCGGACTAAGGGAGGGCGCGCAAGGGACGGGTAGCCACGTGGAGTGGGGAGGGGCGGACACGCGGGCCCACGCCCCGCCCCCGGAGCCCCGCTCCCGCTCCCCCTCCCCAGAGTCCCGGGGCTGAGCAACTTGCCCCTTACTAGCCTACCGAAGGTGCTTCTTCCAGCTGGTTCTGTGCGGGCACAAGCTGGAGCCGCTAGTGCTGGTGCAGCTGTCGGAGCGCTACGAGGTACGTCCGACCCAACCCGCCGCGGGCGCAGACACGCTTCTCTCCCCGCTCGGTTCAACGGGACGCCGACCACTGTTTAGGCTGTTAAGATGGGGCCATTTCGCAGTTGGATGGTGCATACAATGGGCTCCTGGCCCGGGCCCTCAAGCTGGTAGCCGGCAGAGAGGGTGCCAGGGCTGACGGGCAGGGCTGGAGGTGCGGTTTGGCAAGGGGAGGGACGAGCAAGAGTTGACCTGACCTCCACTCGCCACCCGCTCACACAGCAAATGGAATACCTGGGCCGGTACATTGCCAGGAAGCTCAACATTAACTACTTTGACTGCCTGGCCATGTCGTACCGGCACGTGGTCCGCCACTGGCCGCTGGGGACCGCCTTCAGCCCGGGCATCGTGCTGCGAAAGACCGGTGCCTACGACGGGGGGAACCCTCAGTGGGACCCGGACGTTTGATGCTGCCAGCAGGCAcccacccctctcccaccccaagaGGCGTTCTGCCTTCCCCTCCAGTCCCCCGCCTCCACCCCACCACTGGCCTTCTCAATAAAGCAACCTCTTGCTTCGAGCCTGGTGGGTTTTTTTGTGTGAGTCGGAGCTGCCTCTCCAGGATCCTTCCCTCCTGCACAGCTCACAGGGCCTCAGGGAGGCTGCCAGGAAGCAACGGGGAGTTTGGGTTGGAAGATGGTAGCATAGTAGTGGGACTGAGCCTGACAAGCAGCCAGGCATCTAGGACACGTGTGGGACACACTGCCTTTCACGGTCAGTAGAAGTGCTGACCAATGAGTCAGAATCTGATTGGTTCAGTCTGGGCCAGATGCCTTTTCTAGTCCAATCAGAAATGAGACAAGAGCACAGCCAAAGGTCAAGCCCTGTGTCTTCTGGTGGACTCCACTCCccagagttgctgctgctgcacCTGGGCCAGAGCTCAAGGCCTGCTGGGGACAGACCCACGGTGCCCCTGGAGCATGCTCCTGCCTGACTTGTGGGGCCCCAGTCCCATGTTCTCTGAGCAGTGGGTGTTTTTGCTTCCTGGGTGCTGGAGGCTGCTGTGGGAGCAGAGAAGTCACCTCGGTTTCCTGTCAGGGTTTTTCCTCAGGGCCATGCCCATGACCCCAGTCTGGTCTTTGTGCTTCATGCCAGCTTAGTGTCCCTGGAACCAGGACCACCTGCATAATTTACAGGGCcccatgcaaaatgaaaatgcagaggtCCTTGttaaaaagttattaatttcCAGATGGCAGCACTAGAGCATTAAACCAAGCACTGGCTCCCAGACCTCATGTCACATGCTTGTGACACTGGCCCTGCCTGGAACCCTGGCTCAGTGTTGCTCACTTTTTAGCTCCCAGCATCTCTGCCCATCTCTGGAGTGGAGTCTGGAGGCTAGGCGGATGGCTTTAGGCAATCCCAGGGAGCAACTGTTGTTCATGGCTCAAGGCTAGGAACCTCTACCTCTCAGGAGGGGTTCTACCAGGAGATGGGCTCAAGAGGTTGGGCAGAGCTCAGCTGTGGAGGTACTGGGATAGGTTGGGGGTCAGTGCAGCAGGGAGGTATGGAGTGTGGAATGTGAGCCAGGGGCTCGGCTGCCTGGGTGAGTGCCTGTGACCAGGCCAGGCCTGGGATGCCCAGGCTGTCTGTCAGATGTGGACAGGGGTTAGAAAGGCATGCCAGCTGCCTGGGCTCCAGAAGCTTGGGCTCCGCTCGGTCAGTCAGTGAGGCTTTAGGGTGGGCTTTGTTTCCACCCAGTGACCCAAAGCCTCTGCCCACTTGGAGCTGATGGCCTAAGGGTGACCCAGGTTGAAGCGCCTACTTCTTTGCTGTCAAAGTggctggaggagggtggggtTCCTTCAGCTAGGGGATTGGGGCTTTGCAAGGATTCAGCATTTGAGCTGATAGGAGAAGTTGCGATCGTGTGGAGCTCTGGGGGAGAGACTTCTGGGAAGAGGGAGTGTGAGGGTGTGATGCAGGGTGGAACTGGACGTGTAGGAGAAGCCATGAGAAGACAGGCTGGGCTGAGGAAGGGGACCGGGGCCTCGGGAAATCTCTGGGGAGTTGTAAGCACAGATGTACTGCCATCTGAGGAGGATGTGGGGAAGGACCGGAAGGCTGCATGAACTGTGCAGGGAGAGAAGGGCACAGGGGAACAGAGAGGATCGTGGGCAGGTCTGAGCCCCATTGAGGCCATAGCAGACAGGATTTGCGGGTGGGCTGGATGCAGGCTGGAAAGGAATCCAGGGTGGGACTTGAGCTGGGCAGGCAGAACAGTGAAGGAAGGACTCAAGGGTGGAAGACAAGTGGATACAAAGAAGCACCCTGATCTCAGGTGCTTCAAACAGCAATGATGTACTTGTTGTCATGGTTTTGTGGCCTGGCTGGGCTCAGCTGTGTGGTTCCACTCCATAAGTGTAGCTGGAATTGCTCATATGGCTGCATCAGCTGGGATCTCAGTTGGGGCCAGAATGTCCAAGATGACCCCCATCCTCCAGGGCCTCTTTTCAAGTGTCTCAATATTCAGTAGACTATCTTGCTGCTGGCTTGCAAGAGGGAGTGTTATAAGAGGACAAGACCCAGGGGCCACAGTGTGCACCATCTGCATGCATCATTCATACTATATCCCAATGGATAAGCAAGTCATGTGGCCAAACCCAGAGCCAGAATGGGAAGGATCTACCAAATGTGTGAATACCAGCAGGATCCTGGGAGCCACGAATGTAAGTAGCCCACCACAGTCCACCATCTGGCTCCTCCCAAGACCTCCAGCGTCTCTTCCCACCCCAGAACTCAGCTCAGACTGCAAGTCCAGGGTCTTGCATCTAAGTCAAGTCCACATACAAATGAGATTCCTCAGGTGTCCTTTATTGGGTATGGCCCTCTCAGGGGTCACTGTCCTTTGCTGCCCAGTACCAATGTCTTGAGGCCCATTGTTTCATCTATTTTGTCCAGtttaaaaagctatttatttttggctgcattgggtctttgttgctgtgtgcaggctttctttagttgtggagagcaggggctactctctagttgcggtgctcaggcttctccttgcggtgccttctcttgttgcagagtatgggctctagggtgccagactccagtagttgtggcttgtgagctacagagcacaggctcagtggttgtgttgcatggacttagttgctctgtggcgcaTGGGATCCttttggaccagggatcgaacccgtgtcccctgcaaggcagattcctaaccactggaccaccagggaagccctattttgtcCAGTTCTCTAGTTGTTCCAGGTAGGGTGGTAAATCTGGTTCCTGTAGCTGCACTCTGTGCTGGAAGTGACATCCACCTTAGTTTCTCTGGAGTTCAACTAGTTTGATGCTTAAGTCAAGGCCTGACCCTCACTACCCTCTGCACTTTGGCTGCAGAGTTCGGAGCCTACCTCAGTACATGTGACCAAGGGGCTGGGCCTTCAGCAGCTagacaaagttctccgcctcttGCTGTCCTCCCTCTGGGGCATCAATAGAGCTGAACCACAGCCATCCCACCCCCAGTCCCTTCGGTGATTGCTGCTCCTGCCCTTCCCAAACACCAGGTCCTGGGCCTGCTGCCACGTTTCCTCCCTACTGTGTGATCCCTGCTCACCGCTGGCCAAAGGTCTAACCATCAGACCTCGGCCTTCTGCTTCGGCCTGAGTtctgcctgccagggtcctcgGGTCCTCGCTGCCAGCCAGGCAGTGGGTGAGTCTGCCCAAGTTCCTGCTGCCTGCCTTCTTGGACCGTTTGTTCCTGACACCTGTCTACGTTCTCCAAAAGGGAGCAACTGAGGCAGCAGTGTGAGGACATGCCCCTTGGTCAACCccgaggaggaaagagagaaagcaggagggccg
This genomic interval from Dama dama isolate Ldn47 chromosome 21, ASM3311817v1, whole genome shotgun sequence contains the following:
- the SLC52A2 gene encoding solute carrier family 52, riboflavin transporter, member 2 isoform X4, yielding MAAPPLGRLVLTHLLVALFGMGSWAAVNGIWVELPVVVKDLPEGWSLPSYLSVLVALGNLGLLMVTLWRRLAPGKGERVPIQGLLLLLPSPSSVPTGGPGPGLQVGAPGVEEEEEEEASPLQEPPSPAADATPSPEPVAPRLLSTHVAFLLGLLAVTNALTNGVLPAVQSYSCLPYGRLAYHLAVVLGSAANPLACFLAMGVLCRSLAGLGGLSLLGMFFGAYLMILAVLSPCPPLVGTSAGVALVVVSWVLCLGVFSYVKVAASSLLHSGGQPALLAAGVAIQVGSLLGAVAMFPPTSIYQVFRSGKDCVDPCGP
- the SLC52A2 gene encoding solute carrier family 52, riboflavin transporter, member 2 isoform X3, with amino-acid sequence MAAPPLGRLVLTHLLVALFGMGSWAAVNGIWVELPVVVKDLPEGWSLPSYLSVLVALGNLGLLMVTLWRRLAPGKGERVPIQVVQAMSVVGTALLAPLWLQGLLLLLPSPSSVPTGGPGPGLQVGAPGVEEEEEEEASPLQEPPSPAADATPSPEPVAPRLLSTHVAFLLGLLAVTNALTNGVLPAVQSYSCLPYGRLAYHLAVVLGSAANPLACFLAMGVLCRSLAGLGGLSLLGMFFGAYLMILAVLSPCPPLVGTSAGVALVVVSWVLCLGVFSYVKVAASSLLHSGGQPALLAAGVAIQVGSLLGAVAMFPPTSIYQVFRSGKDCVDPCGP
- the SLC52A2 gene encoding solute carrier family 52, riboflavin transporter, member 2 isoform X1, whose translation is MAAPPLGRLVLTHLLVALFGMGSWAAVNGIWVELPVVVKDLPEGWSLPSYLSVLVALGNLGLLMVTLWRRLAPGKGERVPIQVVQAMSVVGTALLAPLWLQVTTVAGQEHSVAFLALAFVLALACCASNVTFLPFLSHLPPPFLRSFFLGQGLSALLPCILALVQGVGRLECPPTPANGTPGPPLDFPERFPASTFFGILSTLLVISAAAFQGLLLLLPSPSSVPTGGPGPGLQVGAPGVEEEEEEEASPLQEPPSPAADATPSPEPVAPRLLSTHVAFLLGLLAVTNALTNGVLPAVQSYSCLPYGRLAYHLAVVLGSAANPLACFLAMGVLCRSLAGLGGLSLLGMFFGAYLMILAVLSPCPPLVGTSAGVALVVVSWVLCLGVFSYVKVAASSLLHSGGQPALLAAGVAIQVGSLLGAVAMFPPTSIYQVFRSGKDCVDPCGP
- the SLC52A2 gene encoding solute carrier family 52, riboflavin transporter, member 2 isoform X2, translated to MAAPPLGRLVLTHLLVALFGMGSWAAVNGIWVELPVVVKDLPEGWSLPSYLSVLVALGNLGLLMVTLWRRLAPGKGERVPIQVVQAMSVVGTALLAPLWLQVTTVAGQEHSVAFLALAFVLALACCASNVTFLPFLSHLPPPFLRSFFLGQGLSALLPCILALVQGVGRLECPPTPANGTPGPPLDFPERFPASTFFGILSTLLVISAAAFQGLLLLLPSPSSVPTGGPGPGLQVGAPGVEEEEEEEASPLQEPPSPAADATPSPEPVAPRLLSTHVAFLLGLLAVTNALTNGVLPAVQSYSCLPYGRLAYHLAVVLGSAANPLACFLAMGVLCRSLAGLGGLSLLGMFFGAYLMILAVLSPCPPLVGTSAGVALVPAAVSTLPGGVVGSVSGRVLVREGGCQLAPA